A single genomic interval of Coccidioides posadasii str. Silveira chromosome 1, complete sequence harbors:
- a CDS encoding uncharacterized protein (EggNog:ENOG410PZWC) — MSGHRKGIPHLPKRYACDRCRKHKLRCPREAQAGDSCPRCLRAGAQCVTSTALPLGRPARSRTGTPSTQTTERVRKRDQSGSGNIVFRTSRQQQYVHSGPDLTAVPPAERAHGEIATGHSQGPLDKSLSWFQTSDPDIPGFEPGTLLEIPDADSSFGDSMMRNANGPDIPPSSGSTLIGFHVPEVLIQPWNRGRTDSQNDMLREGGTGLGSGSLE, encoded by the coding sequence ATGTCAGGTCATCGAAAGGGCATACCACATTTGCCAAAGCGATACGCGTGCGATCGATGTCGAAAACATAAACTCCGTTGTCCTCGAGAAGCCCAGGCTGGCGATTCGTGCCCACGGTGTTTGCGCGCAGGCGCACAGTGTGTTACAAGCACAGCCCTGCCATTAGGTCGCCCTGCTCGGTCCAGGACGGGAACACCATCCACCCAAACAACTGAAAGAGTACGTAAAAGGGATCAGAGTGGCAGCGGCAACATCGTATTTCGCACTTCTAGGCAACAGCAATATGTGCATTCGGGTCCTGATCTTACTGCTGTACCACCAGCAGAGAGAGCTCATGGAGAGATAGCTACAGGACATTCCCAGGGGCCCTTGGATAAATCATTGTCCTGGTTTCAAACGAGCGATCCTGATATACCTGGATTTGAGCCAGGTACGCTCTTGGAAATCCCAGATGCAGATAGTAGTTTCGGTGACTCCATGATGCGTAATGCCAATGGGCCGGATATACCTCCTTCGTCTGGGAGTACACTAATTGGCTTCCACGTGCCGGAGGTTCTTATCCAGCCCTGGAACCGTGGACGTACTGATAGCCAGAACGACATGTTGCGCGAGGGTGGCACCGGCCTGGGAAGCGGGTCTCTTGAATAA
- a CDS encoding uncharacterized protein (EggNog:ENOG410PZWC) — protein sequence MGPSVHATSSPQRTPAPSSTTRRLMELNTSEPKLDTATILIISAYYIQIIQIYNVIFAQSHLEFYQTSGPSISRLQVLPGPQLGLPLEHGGMRAEFMIQAINHLLDRVEILQGMPPKFRLNPTRGFEVGFHGLELTTLCITNDYESKRK from the coding sequence ATGGGACCATCCGTCCACGCCACTTCTTCTCCTCAACGGACACCGGCTCCTAGCTCGACGACAAGACGGCTGATGGAACTTAATACCTCGGAGCCAAAGTTAGACACTGCTACCATCCTCATTATTTCAGCATATTACATCCAGATCATCCAGATATACAATGTCATCTTTGCTCAGTCTCATTTGGAATTCTACCAGACGTCAGGGCCATCAATTTCACGCCTCCAGGTGCTCCCAGGCCCGCAACTCGGACTGCCTCTCGAACACGGCGGCATGCGAGCTGAATTCATGATCCAGGCCATCAACCACTTGCTGGATCGCGTCGAGATACTACAGGGCATGCCCCCAAAATTTAGGCTTAACCCTACTCGGGGGTTCGAAGTTGGTTTTCATGGTTTGGAGCTAACAACTCTATGTATTACGAACGACTATGAATCAAAGAGGAAATAA
- a CDS encoding uncharacterized protein (EggNog:ENOG410PKDI~COG:S): MVASIPSVKLNDGTRIPILGYGSGTKWFKRGESTGLDRNLVDATKNAIKLGYHHLDGAEVYGTEEELGIAIKESSVPRDQLYVTTKVITNISDIPKAIDESLRKLQLDYVDLYLIHSPFFAKSDEDLQKAWAEMEKVKESGKARSIGVSNWLQNHLEAVLKTAKIVPSVNQIEYHPYLQHSGLLDFHQSKGITTTVYAPLTPATRAKGGPVDSILDSLAKKYNTTEGNVLLRWAIDQGAVPITTSSKESRLAEYLETLKFKLTPEEVEEIKKLGEQKHFRAFWTDKFAADDRS; the protein is encoded by the exons ATGGTTGCAAGTATCCCGTCCGTGAAGCTCAATGACGGAACCAGGATTCCAATT CTCGGCTACGGCAGTGGCACAAAATGGTTCAAACGAGGAGAAAGCACCGGCCTAGACCGAAATCTCGTCGATGCGACCAAGAATGCCATCAAGTTGGGATATCACCATCTTGACGGGGCGGAGGTTTACGGGACAGAAGAAGAACTTGGAATTGCGATCAAAGAAAGTAGCGTTCCGAGAGACCAGCTCTATGTGACGACGAAAGTGATCACCAACATCTCTGATATCCCGAAGGCGATTGACGAGAGTTTGAGGAAATTGCAGCTGGACTATGTTGACCT ATACCTTATTCACTCCCCCTTCTTTGCAAAATCTGACGAAGATTTGCAAAAAGCATGGGCCGAAATGGAAAAGGTCAAGGAATCCGGTAAAGCACGATCAATTGGTGTATCAAACTGGCTCCAAAACCACCTCGAAGCCGTCCTAAAGACAGCCAAGATTGTGCCGTCCGTTAACCAAATCGAATATCACCCCTATCTCCAGCACAGTGGTCTACTCGATTTCCACCAATCCAAGGGCATCACCACCACTGTGTATGCACCCTTAACTCCTGCAACGAGAGCAAAGGGTGGTCCGGTGGATAGCATTCTGGACAGTCTAGCTAAGAAATACAACACCACTGAGGGTAACGTCTTGCTTCGGTGGGCTATCGACCAGGGCGCAGTTCCCATAACCACCAGTTCGAAAGAATCGCGCCTGGCCGAGTACCTTGAAACGTTGAAGTTTAAGCTGACTCCggaagaagttgaagaaatcaagaagcTGGGCGAACAAAAGCATTTTAGAGCTTTCTGGACAGATAAATTTGCTGCTGACGATCGATCATAG